A genomic window from Ascaphus truei isolate aAscTru1 chromosome 1, aAscTru1.hap1, whole genome shotgun sequence includes:
- the RPP25L gene encoding ribonuclease P protein subunit p25-like protein: MENYKKVKVVEKPLDLPFPGLPSDVIEMRVKDGSKIRNLMGFAVGKMESEGVRQIVFSGSGKALSKTITCVEITKRRLPGLHQVTKICFRQTEEIWEPIVPEVGLDNLTVKRNSPAIFVMLSKDPLNATEPGYQAPGSYDVQWIQELKEETQGQKRRKPGAGRGGANNRKQLRPSGGHGDVPKKT; encoded by the coding sequence ATGGAGAACTACAAGAAGGTGAAGGTGGTGGAGAAGCCGCTGGACCTCCCGTTCCCCGGGCTGCCCTCGGACGTCATCGAGATGAGGGTGAAGGACGGCAGCAAAATCCGCAACCTGATGGGCTTCGCCGTGGGCAAGATGGAGAGCGAGGGCGTCCGGCAGATCGTGTTCAGCGGCTCGGGAAAGGCCCTCAGCAAGACCATCACCTGCGTGGAGATCACCAAGCGGAGGCTGCCGGGTCTGCACCAGGTCACCAAGATCTGCTTCCGGCAGACCGAAGAGATCTGGGAGCCGATCGTGCCGGAGGTTGGACTGGACAACCTGACGGTGAAGAGGAACAGCCCGGCCATCTTTGTCATGCTCAGCAAAGACCCTCTGAACGCCACAGAACCCGGGTACCAGGCGCCGGGCAGCTACGACGTCCAATGGATCCAAGAGCTGAAGGAAGAGACTCAGGGGCAGAagaggaggaagccgggggcTGGCAGGGGAGGGGCAAATAACAGGAAGCAGCTCCGGCCCTCGGGAGGGCATGGGGACGTACCCAAGAAGACGTAA